From Bacteroidota bacterium, the proteins below share one genomic window:
- a CDS encoding TatD family hydrolase, whose protein sequence is MILADSHTHLYLEQFNSDRDEMIRRAVDAGVLHMYLPNIDRDSIDPMLDLAGKYPGHCHPMMGLHPTSVKANYLQELETVSHWLDQGGFCAVGEIGIDLYWSKEFITQQEEAFRRQIRLAHQHDLPIVIHTRNSFPEVMKVVQEEMQPGLKGVFHCFSGNLKQALQITEWGFYLGIGGVLTFRKSGLEAVVKEIALEHLILETDAPFLAPEPYRGKRNESAYIPLIAHKMAEIKGTSIEEIATVTTRNTLTLFKTITR, encoded by the coding sequence ATGATTCTGGCAGATTCCCATACTCATCTATATCTTGAACAGTTCAACAGCGACCGCGACGAAATGATCCGAAGAGCCGTCGACGCCGGCGTCCTGCATATGTATTTACCCAATATCGACAGGGATTCCATTGACCCTATGCTTGACCTTGCAGGAAAATATCCAGGCCATTGTCATCCTATGATGGGACTGCATCCGACCTCGGTAAAGGCAAACTACCTCCAGGAGTTGGAAACCGTGAGCCATTGGCTGGATCAAGGTGGTTTTTGTGCGGTAGGTGAGATTGGTATTGATCTTTACTGGAGCAAAGAATTTATCACGCAGCAGGAAGAAGCATTTCGCCGGCAGATCCGTTTGGCCCATCAACATGATCTCCCGATAGTTATCCATACCCGAAACTCATTCCCGGAAGTCATGAAGGTCGTGCAGGAAGAAATGCAACCCGGTCTCAAAGGAGTGTTTCATTGTTTTTCAGGAAACCTGAAACAAGCGCTGCAAATAACCGAATGGGGATTTTACCTGGGTATCGGAGGGGTACTTACGTTCCGAAAAAGCGGACTGGAAGCAGTTGTAAAGGAGATAGCGCTGGAACATCTCATCCTGGAGACCGATGCACCCTTTCTGGCGCCGGAACCCTACCGTGGCAAACGTAATGAAAGTGCATACATACCGCTGATTGCCCATAAGATGGCGGAAATAAAGGGAACAAGCATTGAAGAGATCGCCACAGTAACTACACGAAACACGCTTACATTGTTCAAAACAATAACCAGATAA